The DNA sequence TCTCCAACTTCATCTCGCTTTCCTTGGCCGTTTATCACGAGAAGGGGGCTCCTGCCCTTCTTCTTGCCTCCGTATCCCCTTGTGACAATGCCGGGCCTTAACCCCAACTCCAAAAACCTTCGCGCCAGCATCTCAACGAAGGGAGTCTTATTGGTCCCCCCCATGGTGATATTTCCGACGCTTATGACCGGAAGGGAGGACTCAAAGGAGGAATTGATGCCGTGATCGTACGCGAAGTTACGACATGACACGCCGATTTCGTAAAGCAATCCAAGGGGAGAAAAAAGCAACTTGTAGAGGAAGTTTTTGGCCTTACCTCTTGTATAATCTAAATACCTATTCAAGGGCCCAGACATTTCGACCACCAACCGACAAACAATATGAGACACCGCAAGCTTTCAAGCCAAAAATACGGTAACGTTAATTATATCATCCAAAACCATTGAAAGTGTGCTATAAAATAACGTGAGGGAAATAACGAATGGGGGGCTCGATTTGGGAACGATACTTATGGCATGCGGAGGCATAGCCCTCTTTTTATACGGAATGACAAAGATGGGAGAGGGCTTACAGAAGATCGCCGGAGACAAGCTGAGAAGGATCCTTGAGACGCTTACGTCGAGCCGCCTATCGGGCGTTGCCGTAGGGTTAATCGTTACGGCCATAATCCAATCGTCCGGTGCCACCTCAGTGATGTGCGTAAGTTTCGTGAATGCAGGGATAATGAGATTTGAACAGGCCATCGGAGTGATAATGGGCGCAAACATAGGTACAACCGTGACAGCGCAGATGGTGGCCTTTAGGCTCGAACGAGCTGCTTTGCCAGCAATAGCGCTGGGGATGGCTTTGATGTTGCTGGGCAAGAGGAAAAGCGTAAAGGAAGGTTGGGCCGATTGCTTCATGGGCTTTGGCATGCTATTCTTGGGACTTTCCATCACCGGAGATGCCGTAATGCCTTTGCAATCTTACCCTCCATTTATAAACATCCTGTGCATAGGAAGGACCAACCCCTTTTTAGGCGTGATAGTGGGAATAATATTTACGGCCCTACTTCAATCCTCATCGGCAGTCACCGGACTTTTGGTGATGTTGGCCTCGAGGGATGTGATGGATTTGGGGTCAGCTCTTCCGATAATACTTGGGGCCAACATTGGAACAACTTCGACGGCGCTTCTGGCCTCCATAAACACTTCCCTAGCCGCCAGAAGGACCGCCTACGCTCACCTTCTGTTCAATATTGTCGGGGTGGCGATATTTTTCCCATTTTTAAAACCATTTCAACGAATCGTAGCCTATACCAGCACTGACATGGCAAGACAGATCGCTAACGCACATACTATATTCAACATCACGACCACACTGCTTTTATTGCCGCTTATGCCTCAATTCGCGTCCCTGGCGTGCAGGCTCGTCAAAGGTACAGAGCAGGCCATTGAGTACGGTCCCAAATACCTGGACGCAAAATTGGTCTCCGTCCCCTTCATGGCGGTGGTGCAGACCCAAAAGGAAGTCATAAGGATGGCAAAGCTGTGCCTTGAAAATCTGGAAACGGCAGTAGGGATATTTCGAGGAGATCCGAAGGCAGACAGGAAGCGTTTCGACAACATAGAGGAGACGATTGACGAGATCGAGGAGGCCATAAGCTATTACGTGGCAAAAGTCTTCCAGCAGAACGTAAATAGCGCTCAGGCAAAGATATTAACTTCGGCCATAAGCATTTCCGCTGACCTTGAACGAATCGGAGATCATGCCACGGCGATCGTGGAACTTGCAGATTATAAAGAAAAACATAACCTCCCCTTTTCCCAGGAGGCCGTGGAAGAGCTGAACGAGATGCTGGACAAAGCGGTTGAATCGGTAAGGACCGTGGTCGAGGCGCTCGAGACCGGCGATAAACGAAAGGCAGCTAGCATAATACCCATGGACGACGTGTTGGATGAGCTGGAAAGAAACCTCCGTTCCAGACACATACAAAGGTTGAACAAAGGAATATGCTATCCCGCTTCTGGCGTTGTATTTCTGGACATGCTGAGCCACCTGGAAAGGATAGGCGATCACGCCGTCAACATAGCGGAAGAGATAATGTCCGTTTAGCCATGTCCCGCGCTTGAGCTCTTTTCGCCCATCTGGAGGGAGTACAGCTCGGCGTACACGCCGTTTTGCTTCAGCAAGGCATCGTGATCTCCCTCTTCGACGATCTTGCCACCCTCCAAGACGATTATGCGATCTGCATTTCTGACGGTTGAAAGCCTGTGGGCTATGACCAGAGATGTCCTTCCCTCCATCGCCCTTTGCATTGATTCCTGTATGTGTTGCTCCATGGCTGCATCCAGGGATGACGTTGCCTCATCCATTATGAGAATCCTCGGATTTCTGACTATGGCCCGAGCAATGGCTATGCGCTGGCGCTGACCGCCGCTTAGGGTGACGCCCCTCTCGCCTATCTCTGTATCAAAACCATCCGGTAAGCTCTTTATGAAATCCAATATCCCGGCCTGCCATGCCGCCCGAACTATATCTTCATGAGTTGCCCATGGGCAGCCGTAGGCTATATTGTAGGCAATGGAACCCTTAAGCAATACGGGGTCTTGCGGGACGATGCCGATGTGCTTTCGAAGCGCCTTTAAATCCAACTGTCTCACGTCATACCCATCTATCTTGATGCTTCCCCTGTTGGGATCGTAGAACCTTGGAATTAAGTCGACCAAGGTGGATTTCCCGGCACCGGTGCGACCGACAATGGCAACCTTCTCGCCGGGCTCGATGTGAAGGTTGATGCCCCTTAGGATCCAAAGCTCGTCCTCGTAGGCAAAGTAGATATCCTCAAAGTCTATCATGCCCTTGACGTCCTCAAGCACTATGGGGTAGCGAGGCGGACGTACCTCTGTGGAGATATTCAGCACCTCAAATATTCTGTCGGCAGCGGCCAATCCCCTTTGAAGTCCGGAAACTACCTTGCTTAACACCCTTACCGGCTGTACAAGTAAGCCCAAGTAACCTATGAAGGCTATCAATTCCCCCGGAGTGCTCCTGCCTCTTACGACCTCTCTTCCGCCTATCCATAAGATCAACGCCAGCGCCCCGATCAGGATGACCTCGACGGCACCCTCTAAAACAGCATGAATTTGCATGCCATGCATGAGGGCGCGGAAGTTAGACACATTTTGGTTTTTAAATTTATCCAGCTCCTCGTCCTCTGTGGCAAAGGACCTCACTATCCTTATTGCAGAAAGGGCTTCCTGTGCTATGGCAACGACCCTGCCAAGTTCCTCCTGAATTTCGTAGCCCACAATGCGAAGCTTCTTTGAGGCTGCGTTTAAAACATATCCAGTCAACGGAAGGACCACAAAGGTGAGCAAAGCCAGTCGCCAGTTCAATGCCAAAAGAAATATTATCACTGCTACAAAGGTAACGCTTTGTACGACCAGATCGATTACTACGTTAGTCACCAGGTTTTGAAGGGTCATCACGTCGTTCGTTATGCGGGAGATCAAATCGCCTATGCGAGACTTATATAGGTATCTTAAGGACATCTTCTGCATGTGATCGTAAAGCTGAACCCTTATATCCATTATCACGCGTTGCCCCACCCAACCCATCAAATAGGTCTGCCCATACGAAAATACCGCCTTGCACAGGTAGATTAAAACTATGCCTAGGGCCAGAAAATGAAGCAAGAATAGGTTTTTCTGTATCAATACGTCATCGACTATGTTTTTGAGCAACCAGGGCGGCAACACCGCCAACAGGGAAGAAATGGACATGCAGGCGATAGCAGCAAACAATCTGCCCAAATAGGGCTTTAAATAACTTATCAGACGCAGATAAGTGCTTCTCTGCGATCTGGTCAATATGAGTTTCTTCTTTAACCAAGACATTGCATTATCTCCTCCGCCAATCGCTTCGAGGCCCCGTATGACGATGTCAATTGGCCCATCAGTTCGGACGTTTTTTTAAGCCAATCGATGTCGTTTAAATATTCGATCATCGCCTCTGCAAGCTCCTTTGGCGTGTAATCTCCCACAAGTTCAGGGATCAAGTTTATACCTGTTATTCTATTAGGCCACGAGAGCATGCCCTTCTTTTTAGATAGGGACTGCAACAGCCTATCTTTAACCAAGGGCAAACGCAACATAACTCCCTTAAGTCCGCTAAACGGTATATCGCTTAAAAAGGCGTAAGGCACTGCCACGAGAGTAGGCACCCTTAAATAAAGCAATTCCAACGTGTTAGTACCAGGCTGCGTCAACGCCAAATCTACGCCCCTTAAAGCAAACGGGGTGCTTTCCCTGGTTGGATTCAAGCCGGCTTCTTCCCATGCCTTTACCTCTTCGTCCAAAGAAAAAGGCGAAAGCAAGGTTATGACGTCTATATCCAATAAGCTTCGAAGATGGCCGTACAGTTCCCTTAAATAAGACAAGGCCCTTCGCCTTATGGCCGGCCTGCTGCCCGGGAAAAGGGCAACTTTTCGTGACGTGTACTTTTGAGCCGGTAAACCCATTTTAGGGCCTTCGCCCACGTCAAGATCCAATCTCAGAGAATCGGCGACCAGATCGCCAATCACCAGGGGGGAAACGCCATCTTCTCGAATGTGGTCTGCCATGACCTCATAAGCGGTAAAGACCCTGGAACAACCGCGCAGTCCCCTTTTCCTGCCATAGGTATAGCAGAAAAGCTCCGCGCCGCTCATCCTCGATAAAAACCTTCCAAACATCAAGTCTCCGCCAAGCTGTACGACTAACCCAACATCTCTTGCCCTGATCGACTCATAAAAGGTCTTTGCCCAATTGTAGGGACCGATGATGCGATAAAAGGAAAGCCTGTGGGCACAGGTTCTTTCCATGCCGGAAGCGAACTGGCACGGGAGCAACCATAATACGGATCTGATCCCCCTTTTATCGAGCTCGTAAACCAAGGGCCTAGCCCAATCCCAAAGCTCTCCCGGACCGTTTGTAAGTATATATACCGCCTTCATCGTCCCACCGTTTCGGCAATGACGTCAGCCCAAAATTTGTACGCTCCGCGATCGCCCATCTTGCTTCTGGCCTTTGCCAGATCGTTGTGTACCTTTGTTGTGTCCTTCAAATACCTTAACACCGCCTCCAGCGCCGATGAAGCTTTGACCTCGCCTTGAAGCAGCTCGGGGTAAACTTCGCGCCCCAACAGTATGTTGGGCATGGCAACCCACTGCGTTTTAACCATGAGCTTGTAGACCAAATAGCTTAAAAACGAGGCCTTGTACAAAGCGACCATGAATTTATCCAACATCATGGCCTCCACGGCAGCTGTACCGCAGGCACCGATGACAAATTCCGACACGTACATCAGGTCAACTCCCTTGCCCTCAAAAAACGACAAGCCGCTATCCATTCTTTTTAGCGCCTGCCGATCGACGGAAGGCAAGCTTTTGGCGACAGAGACCACCGGATTATAGCCCATACGCTTCAGTTCGACGCCAACTTCCCTTAAAACAGGGGCAAGGCGCCTGACCTCTGTCGATCTGCTGCCCGGCAGGAGGGCAACTATGCGTTTTCCGCTATAGGCATTAATTACATCTTCGTCCGGGGCGTAATCGCACAGGTCATCCAGCAAGGGATGTCCCATCCAGCGGCTTTCGACTCCCTTGTCGGTGTAAAAGCGGTGTTCGAACTCAAACAACGGGAAACACGTTACCTCAAGATCCCTGATCACATCAGCCCTCTTTGCCCGCCACGCCCAAGCCGTCGGCGGCGAGACATAAAAGATAGGGTTTCGATACCCCTTTCTTCGAATCGCCTTAATCAAGGGTATATGGTAGTCGGGGCTATCGATGACCACCACACAATCGGGCATCTCCTTCAGTACGGAATTTGCCATTCTATCTTTGAGGCGAGACAGCCTTAAAAGGCTTTTGAGGCCTTCCGAAATGCCCATGACCTGAAGCTCGCTGTAGCTCCAAACTTCATGCCCTCCCGACGTAGTGCCTTCGGGTCCGAGCATCCCCCAACAACGCCCCAGCCTGCCATCTAAGGCCTTTATGAGGCATCCGGCATAATGGTCGCCGGAGGCCTCACCGCAGCTTAAAAATAAGCTCAATGCCTTACCCCCAGAACGGATATGTCGAAATCCGAAGCAAAACGCTTAAACTCGTCAGGTTTGATTATCACGGTCTTTCCTGCCTCAACGGCAAGGCACTTAAGACCGGCGTTCAACATGTTCTGTAACGTCCTAACTCCCACGGTAGGTAAATCGTATCGTTCGTCCTGATCGGGACGCATCATCTTTATGACTACGCCGCCCTTAGCCAGGCTGCCGGCCCTAAGCAACATGGCGTCCGTTCCCTCCATTGCCTCCACGGCAACTACTGCCTTTTTATGTACCACCAATGTCTGTCCAAAGGAGAGGGGAAGCAACACCTTTGCAATGGCCTTGCCGTATTCCACGTCCTCAAGCTCGCCATTTGTCGGAAGCCTGCCGGCAAAATGCCCCTCAGGGGCAAGCCAATCGGAGATGATTTCCTTGTAGCCAATTACCTTAAAACCTTCTTTTTCCAAAGTCAAGACTATATTGCCGAGCAAGTTGTGATCGTCGCGAGATTCTAAGCTTTGAAGTAATTTTTTTAACTGCTCGTCGTGCAATCCCTGATGATACATCAGGGTCTTTGGCACTACCCCCGCCATAATTATTTCACAGACACCCCTACGCCTCATGTCTTCGATGACGAATCCCAAGTTCAGGCTGGAAAGTTCAATTAATTCCAGGGCAAACTTCGAGAGGGATGCCTCGTGTTCTCCAAAGGAATACACTATGGGAGGATACCCCCGCGTGGTGAGACGACGCGCTATTTCAAGGGGCAGCCGACCATCACCTGCTATGATGGCAAGTCCTTTAAACTGCATCGTCATCACCTGTTGGCCCTTTTGGCCGTATAAGATCCGCACAACAAAAATATCAAGTTCGGGATCCAGGCCGCCGCAAGGGGCGAGAGGTAACCGCCCTGTCCCAGGGAACGGCAAAAGGACATGAAGACGTAGTAGGCGAAGACCAAGATGATCGACACGCCGATGCCCATGCCGGATCCAGACCGCCTGCTTCCGGCTCCTACCGAAGCTCCCACCAGGGCCAGCACGACGCTTGCCCAAGGGACGGCCAGCCTGAGGTGCAAGAGGACCCATAGGGAATCGACGTCCACGCCCTGGATCTTCATCAATTTAATATAGCTGTAAAGCTCAAGGGCCGACATCTTTTTGGGATCCTGCGAGCTGGCAACTACCTGGGCAGGCGACAGCGGAAGCGTCAGTTGTTGTCTTTCGAAACTGAAAAGAGGCTCTACCAAGCCTTCCTGGGTGACGTTAAAGACCTGGCCGTTGTAAAGCCACCACTCTCCGTCCTTCCATTCGCCGCCTTTGGCCGTCATTATACGCACAAGCTTGTCGGAGTCGAACTCCTGTATCAGCACGTCGTCCATATTTCCCTCTTGAGGAAAGAGCTTCCCTATGTAGATGACCCTCGACAATTTTCCGCCCTTCTCTTCCTTCAAAAACATCTGCTCCTTGAGCAACGCCGGCTTCTGTTTGGCCACCTCATACCTCATGACGTTATCGGCTGCCCTGTCCGTCAACGGAACTACGGTCTCATTGAAAAGGAGCGCACAACCGCCAACGATGATGCTGGCCAAGATTATGGGGCGCAAGACGCGATAGAAACTTATTCCGGAGGCCTTTATGGCCGTTAACTCCGACTGCGCCGCCATCTTTCCAAAGCTCAATATGGTCGCCAAAAGGGCTGCCATGGGCAACGTCAGCACCACCACGCCAGGCAGGCGATACAGAAACAACCTGAAAACGACCCCAAAGGGCACCCGGCTTTGTATGAGCAGATCGGCTATGTCAAAAAGCAGGTCTCCTGCGACAAGGAGGGTCGTAAAGACCATTACGCCGAAGACGAAGGTCGGATAAAATTCGTTTATGATGAACTTGTCCAGCAACCTAATTCGAAATCCGGCCATGATGGCACCTACCGTCCCCTCTTAAGGAGCATATCGGCAACTTCCCTGACGGCCCCTTGTCCGCCGCTTGAGGCCGTGACGTAATCTGCAGCTTCTTTCGTCTCCTGTCTGGCATTCGCCACCGCTACGCCGAGGCCAGCCCACTTGATGCATTCGATATCGTTGACGTCATCGCCCATGTAGGCAACTTCCTCAGGCTTCAAGTTCAGCTTTTCGGAAAGGGATACAAGGGTAGCCAGCTTATCCTTCACGCCATTAAATACAAAGGGTATGCCCAGGTCCTTTGCTCGTTGATCGGTGGAGGCAGAAAACCTTCCGCTTATAATCGCAACCTCGATGCCCTGGCGCCTTAGCATGGCAATTCCCATGCCGTCTTGGATGTCAAAACGTTTAAATTCATGGCCTTCGCCGTCCATGTAAACCGATCCGTCGGTCAACGTCCCATCCACATCCAGCGCCAAAAGCTTAATATCCATCATTCCACATCTCCCATGAAGACGCGCGCGCTGGGCCATGGCACCAAGCCTCTCCTGGATCTATCGAAGAAGCTTACTATCTCAGTGATGATGGGATCGCCAAGGCCTTGCCTTCGCATCATCTCGACAGCTTGTCTTAAGGGCAATCCATTGTGATAAAGTTGTCTGTAAATTCGCTTTATATGCTCCCTTAACGTCGAGTCAAAGCCTGCACGCTGAAGGCCGACCTTATTTATGCCGTAGATCCTTGCGGGCCTTCCGTCCGCCAGGACGAAGGGGGGGATATCCTTTACGACCTTGGATAGGCCTCCGATCATGCACAACCTGCCTATCTTGACGAACTGATGTATTCCCACCATTCCCCCGAGATTGGCGTAATCTTCCACCTCACAGTAGCCGGCAAGCCCGCTTTTGTTTGCCACAATGACGTGATTTCCGATCCTAACGTTATGTCCCACGTGAACACCCTCCATCAGAAACACGTCATCACCGATCACGGTAGATTGCCCTTCGCCCGTGGCACGGTGTATCGTCACGCCTTCCCTTATTATTGTGCGATCGCCCACGACGACCTTCGTCCTTTCGCCACGAAAGGAATGATCCTGCGGCTCCCCGCCTATGACAGCATTTTCATATATCCTGCAATCCTGCCCAATCTGGACAAAATTAAATATCCTCACGTAAGCCCCTATCACGGTATTTTTGCCGATAAATACCTCATCTTCAATGATGCTGTAGGGACCTATGGTAACCCCTTCGTCCAGTTCGGCCTTGGAAGATACGATAGCAGTCGGATGTATGGTCCCCTTCATGTCTATCCCCTCTGCAACAAATTCTTGGCCACCACGAAGCTGAACAACGCTTCCGCAGCCATCTCATCGTTGACGCGTGCCACTGCCTTCACTTGCCCCACGCGTCCTCGCAACCTGCAAACCTTTGCCTCGGTTATCAACTGATCTCCCGGACACACGGGCCTTCGAAACTTGGCCTTGTCCACGCCCGTCAGGTAGGTGACCATGCCCTGCATGTCGGGACGAAGGACTATCATCATGGCTGCAACTTGCCCCATCGCCTCCAAGACCAGGACGCCCGGCATGACGGGCTCGTCCGGAAAATGCCCCTGAAAGAAGGGCTCGTTAATGGTAACATTTTTAAGCCCCACTATCCTTCCTTCGTCAACCTCGAGTATCCTGTCCACCAATAAAAAGGGGTACCTGTGAGGGAGAAACTCCATTATCTTGTGAATGTCAACATACTTCTCCAAGTCCATCAGCTCCAACCACCTTTACACAGCCGTCTTAATCGGTCCACCAAACGCAAGTGAAGCCTGTGGCCTGCCTTGTAACCGATCACGTGCGCCTGCAGGGGCAACCCCACTAACGCCAAATCGCCCAGTAAATCCAGGGCCTTATGGCGGGCACATTCATTGGCAAAACGCATCTGGGTATCGTTCAGCAGACCATCATTGCCGAAGACCAAGGCATTATGCAAGCTTCCTCCGCGGGCCAACCCTTCTTTTTTCAGCTCCTCCACATCCTTGAGCCTGACGAAAGTCCTGGAAGGAGCAATCTCTTCGACAAACCTTGTTCTTGTAACCTCCGCGACAAAGGTTTGAGTCCCTATGGAGACGTCATCAAAAGAGATCACGTAAGTGACCTTCAGATTTTCGCAGGGCAAGCACGCCACCCAGGCATCGCCAGATTCGTCCTCGACGCAAAGGGGAGAGCATACGCTATAAATCGTCTTTTCGGTACCTTCCCTCTCCCTTAGGCCAGCTTCTTCCAAAAGCTTGACCCATTGACCTGCACTGCCGTCAAATATGGGGATCTCGTCACCATCCACCAATACTATGATATCGTCAACGCCCATTCCGTAAAGGGCAGCCAGCAAGTGCTCCATCGTAAAGATCGTATGCCCGCTGGGCAATACAACACATGTTGAACGCCCAGGAGAGAATATATCGCACTCTCCTATGGGATAGGGCATTTGCCCCTTTACGGCGCCAATCATTATACCATCTCCCCCATCGGAGGGAAGCATTACAACCTTGCTAATCTTGCCGCTGTGTAATCCCAAGCCCTCGACTTCAATCGGCCTTTGAAGGGTTACCCTTTTCATCCTCATTGCCAACTCCTTCATGCAAGCGTTCTAAACGCAAAAGCCTTTCGTAAATCTCTGGTAACCTCTGAGTCAAGGCCTGGATTTTTAGCTCCTCTCGATGATCCCGCGCCGGAAAGCCCGAGACCATCATGCCGGGCGGTATGTCCTTCGTAACTCCCGATTTGGCGGCCACTATGGAACCTTTACCTACCCTTGCGTGATCCTTGACCCCGCTTTGGGCAGCCATTATGACGTTATCCTCGATCACGGCACTTCCCGCGATCCCTGTCATGGCAACCAAGATGCAGTTAGATCCGACCTGTGCATTGTGTCCCACGTGGACGCAATCGCCTATCTTGGTACCTGAGCCGATGCACGTGTCTCCCAGGGTGCCCCTATCGATGCTGGTCAATGCCCCAACCTCGACTTCGTCTCCTATAACCAGACCCCCAACCTGTGGTATTTTGATCAATCTGCCATCCCTACTGCAGAAACCGAAGCCCTCGCAACCCAAAGAAGCGCCTGCATGGATCAGACACCTCTTTCCTAACTTCACGCCATGATACAGGGTAACGTGAGGTTCAACGATCGTACCTT is a window from the Acetomicrobium flavidum genome containing:
- a CDS encoding Na/Pi cotransporter family protein, producing the protein MGTILMACGGIALFLYGMTKMGEGLQKIAGDKLRRILETLTSSRLSGVAVGLIVTAIIQSSGATSVMCVSFVNAGIMRFEQAIGVIMGANIGTTVTAQMVAFRLERAALPAIALGMALMLLGKRKSVKEGWADCFMGFGMLFLGLSITGDAVMPLQSYPPFINILCIGRTNPFLGVIVGIIFTALLQSSSAVTGLLVMLASRDVMDLGSALPIILGANIGTTSTALLASINTSLAARRTAYAHLLFNIVGVAIFFPFLKPFQRIVAYTSTDMARQIANAHTIFNITTTLLLLPLMPQFASLACRLVKGTEQAIEYGPKYLDAKLVSVPFMAVVQTQKEVIRMAKLCLENLETAVGIFRGDPKADRKRFDNIEETIDEIEEAISYYVAKVFQQNVNSAQAKILTSAISISADLERIGDHATAIVELADYKEKHNLPFSQEAVEELNEMLDKAVESVRTVVEALETGDKRKAASIIPMDDVLDELERNLRSRHIQRLNKGICYPASGVVFLDMLSHLERIGDHAVNIAEEIMSV
- a CDS encoding ABC transporter ATP-binding protein; this translates as MSWLKKKLILTRSQRSTYLRLISYLKPYLGRLFAAIACMSISSLLAVLPPWLLKNIVDDVLIQKNLFLLHFLALGIVLIYLCKAVFSYGQTYLMGWVGQRVIMDIRVQLYDHMQKMSLRYLYKSRIGDLISRITNDVMTLQNLVTNVVIDLVVQSVTFVAVIIFLLALNWRLALLTFVVLPLTGYVLNAASKKLRIVGYEIQEELGRVVAIAQEALSAIRIVRSFATEDEELDKFKNQNVSNFRALMHGMQIHAVLEGAVEVILIGALALILWIGGREVVRGRSTPGELIAFIGYLGLLVQPVRVLSKVVSGLQRGLAAADRIFEVLNISTEVRPPRYPIVLEDVKGMIDFEDIYFAYEDELWILRGINLHIEPGEKVAIVGRTGAGKSTLVDLIPRFYDPNRGSIKIDGYDVRQLDLKALRKHIGIVPQDPVLLKGSIAYNIAYGCPWATHEDIVRAAWQAGILDFIKSLPDGFDTEIGERGVTLSGGQRQRIAIARAIVRNPRILIMDEATSSLDAAMEQHIQESMQRAMEGRTSLVIAHRLSTVRNADRIIVLEGGKIVEEGDHDALLKQNGVYAELYSLQMGEKSSSAGHG
- a CDS encoding glycosyltransferase family protein encodes the protein MKAVYILTNGPGELWDWARPLVYELDKRGIRSVLWLLPCQFASGMERTCAHRLSFYRIIGPYNWAKTFYESIRARDVGLVVQLGGDLMFGRFLSRMSGAELFCYTYGRKRGLRGCSRVFTAYEVMADHIREDGVSPLVIGDLVADSLRLDLDVGEGPKMGLPAQKYTSRKVALFPGSRPAIRRRALSYLRELYGHLRSLLDIDVITLLSPFSLDEEVKAWEEAGLNPTRESTPFALRGVDLALTQPGTNTLELLYLRVPTLVAVPYAFLSDIPFSGLKGVMLRLPLVKDRLLQSLSKKKGMLSWPNRITGINLIPELVGDYTPKELAEAMIEYLNDIDWLKKTSELMGQLTSSYGASKRLAEEIMQCLG
- the lpxB gene encoding lipid-A-disaccharide synthase; amino-acid sequence: MSLFLSCGEASGDHYAGCLIKALDGRLGRCWGMLGPEGTTSGGHEVWSYSELQVMGISEGLKSLLRLSRLKDRMANSVLKEMPDCVVVIDSPDYHIPLIKAIRRKGYRNPIFYVSPPTAWAWRAKRADVIRDLEVTCFPLFEFEHRFYTDKGVESRWMGHPLLDDLCDYAPDEDVINAYSGKRIVALLPGSRSTEVRRLAPVLREVGVELKRMGYNPVVSVAKSLPSVDRQALKRMDSGLSFFEGKGVDLMYVSEFVIGACGTAAVEAMMLDKFMVALYKASFLSYLVYKLMVKTQWVAMPNILLGREVYPELLQGEVKASSALEAVLRYLKDTTKVHNDLAKARSKMGDRGAYKFWADVIAETVGR
- a CDS encoding LpxI family protein gives rise to the protein MQFKGLAIIAGDGRLPLEIARRLTTRGYPPIVYSFGEHEASLSKFALELIELSSLNLGFVIEDMRRRGVCEIIMAGVVPKTLMYHQGLHDEQLKKLLQSLESRDDHNLLGNIVLTLEKEGFKVIGYKEIISDWLAPEGHFAGRLPTNGELEDVEYGKAIAKVLLPLSFGQTLVVHKKAVVAVEAMEGTDAMLLRAGSLAKGGVVIKMMRPDQDERYDLPTVGVRTLQNMLNAGLKCLAVEAGKTVIIKPDEFKRFASDFDISVLGVRH
- the lptG gene encoding LPS export ABC transporter permease LptG, which codes for MAGFRIRLLDKFIINEFYPTFVFGVMVFTTLLVAGDLLFDIADLLIQSRVPFGVVFRLFLYRLPGVVVLTLPMAALLATILSFGKMAAQSELTAIKASGISFYRVLRPIILASIIVGGCALLFNETVVPLTDRAADNVMRYEVAKQKPALLKEQMFLKEEKGGKLSRVIYIGKLFPQEGNMDDVLIQEFDSDKLVRIMTAKGGEWKDGEWWLYNGQVFNVTQEGLVEPLFSFERQQLTLPLSPAQVVASSQDPKKMSALELYSYIKLMKIQGVDVDSLWVLLHLRLAVPWASVVLALVGASVGAGSRRSGSGMGIGVSIILVFAYYVFMSFCRSLGQGGYLSPLAAAWIPNLIFLLCGSYTAKRANR
- a CDS encoding KdsC family phosphatase produces the protein MMDIKLLALDVDGTLTDGSVYMDGEGHEFKRFDIQDGMGIAMLRRQGIEVAIISGRFSASTDQRAKDLGIPFVFNGVKDKLATLVSLSEKLNLKPEEVAYMGDDVNDIECIKWAGLGVAVANARQETKEAADYVTASSGGQGAVREVADMLLKRGR
- the lpxA gene encoding acyl-ACP--UDP-N-acetylglucosamine O-acyltransferase translates to MKGTIHPTAIVSSKAELDEGVTIGPYSIIEDEVFIGKNTVIGAYVRIFNFVQIGQDCRIYENAVIGGEPQDHSFRGERTKVVVGDRTIIREGVTIHRATGEGQSTVIGDDVFLMEGVHVGHNVRIGNHVIVANKSGLAGYCEVEDYANLGGMVGIHQFVKIGRLCMIGGLSKVVKDIPPFVLADGRPARIYGINKVGLQRAGFDSTLREHIKRIYRQLYHNGLPLRQAVEMMRRQGLGDPIITEIVSFFDRSRRGLVPWPSARVFMGDVE
- the fabZ gene encoding 3-hydroxyacyl-ACP dehydratase FabZ, translated to MDLEKYVDIHKIMEFLPHRYPFLLVDRILEVDEGRIVGLKNVTINEPFFQGHFPDEPVMPGVLVLEAMGQVAAMMIVLRPDMQGMVTYLTGVDKAKFRRPVCPGDQLITEAKVCRLRGRVGQVKAVARVNDEMAAEALFSFVVAKNLLQRG
- the lpxC gene encoding UDP-3-O-acyl-N-acetylglucosamine deacetylase, translated to MKRVTLQRPIEVEGLGLHSGKISKVVMLPSDGGDGIMIGAVKGQMPYPIGECDIFSPGRSTCVVLPSGHTIFTMEHLLAALYGMGVDDIIVLVDGDEIPIFDGSAGQWVKLLEEAGLREREGTEKTIYSVCSPLCVEDESGDAWVACLPCENLKVTYVISFDDVSIGTQTFVAEVTRTRFVEEIAPSRTFVRLKDVEELKKEGLARGGSLHNALVFGNDGLLNDTQMRFANECARHKALDLLGDLALVGLPLQAHVIGYKAGHRLHLRLVDRLRRLCKGGWS
- the lpxD gene encoding UDP-3-O-(3-hydroxymyristoyl)glucosamine N-acyltransferase is translated as MKKFDDAWRLSQVASFLCGRLVGDPDRLILGVASPEEVTPECICVLWEKSAFRKLVKDVPVVVPLGWLEPDRIGVEVEEPKIAFAKLLSLFERPRTPKCEVHPTAVISQSAEVHPSAYIGPFCVVREGAKIANDVVLEAHVFVGKDVFIDEGTIVEPHVTLYHGVKLGKRCLIHAGASLGCEGFGFCSRDGRLIKIPQVGGLVIGDEVEVGALTSIDRGTLGDTCIGSGTKIGDCVHVGHNAQVGSNCILVAMTGIAGSAVIEDNVIMAAQSGVKDHARVGKGSIVAAKSGVTKDIPPGMMVSGFPARDHREELKIQALTQRLPEIYERLLRLERLHEGVGNEDEKGNPSKAD